One Gossypium hirsutum isolate 1008001.06 chromosome A08, Gossypium_hirsutum_v2.1, whole genome shotgun sequence genomic window, GCTATTGCATTGATTTATCAGATCTCTTTGGTTTCACTTGTAACTAATCGTGACAACTTTCTCTTGTTGCTAGATGCTTGCAGAGATTGATGGCCTTAATGATTCTACCCAGGTTATTTATGCTTCTTTTTATGAAAACActctatttttttacttttttggttCAAATAGAAATGAAACTGATCCTTGTTTATCTTTCCCAGGACCTATTTATTATAGGAGCAAGCAACAGGCCAGATCTTATTGACCCAGCTCTTCTAAGGCCTGGTAGATTTGACAAACTGCTATACGTTGGAGTTAACTCTGATGCATCTTACAGAGAGCGGTTAGTTCATATCTCTGAACCTTCTCTCCCATTCATGAATGTATGCTCTtccaattttttaatttgatttgttttcttttcttttctttttttatggtCAATTCCTTTCTTGGTCCAGAGTTCTTAAAGCACTTACCAGAAAGTTTAGATTGCACGAAGATATATCCCTCTACTCAATTGCAAAGAGATGCCCACCAAACTTTACTGGTGCAGATATGTATGCCTTGTGTGCAGATGCTTGGTTTCATGCTGCAAAGCGTAAGGTGAGTAAAAAACAAGCTTTTTGCACCGCAGAATTGCTGTGAATGTTTCATATCTTCAATCGCAGGGCAATgtactttgataatttttacCATGTATTAGTTACTACAAGCACAGCCAAGAAAACTGTCTCTTCATTGCTTATACCTGTTCTTTTTGTGTAGGTGTTGAGTCCAGATTCATCTTCCATGGATCAAGCTGACTCCATTGTTGTAGAATATGATGATTTTGTGAAGGTATGAAACTATTCTTAGCTGATTAAGGGACTTTGGTGTGAAAACATGTATAAGAATTTGGATTTTGAATCACAAGTAAATAGCAAAAAGctagtaaagaaaaaaaagaaagagataatAACTATGAATAGATGTGGTTAAAGTAGTATAAGGTGCAATTCCATGGTTATCAGCTAAAATTTCTTTCAATGTGATGAAATATGTTAATACTTCTTTTGATAGAGAGTTGGAGCTGCTGGGCTTCTTGCAAGATGAAGGTAATCTGGGGGATGTAGGAGCTTGTGTTTTGGAATGTTCTCCGATTCTTAAATGAGCAAAGGGTGTTATGTAATGGTGAAGACAAGTAAATAATTTAGTATGTCGGAGGCTGAAAGCCACTTTGTTCTCCAAGTGGCATAGGAGAACAATACAATATACCATTGCAATACACCTTTTGCCAACTTAAGCATCGGAGAGCGTCTTGGAGTAAAAGCTCCAATGCTGCCCTAAGTCACCTACGTCTTGCAGGAAGCCCTGCAGCTCCAGTTCAACTCACAAGCCCAACCATTCAACCTCCAATCCAACTCTCTACCAAAAGAAGCATAAACAAGTATAATTATAGACTAATCAGTGGATGGCCATATCTAAATGATTCTGCATgcatttcaatttgatatttaaattataatgattCATTACTGTCTATGCGCAATTATCTCGTATGGACACTTGTCTTTTTGTGTTTTATGGCTAAGCATCTAACCCCTGAACGAATGGTTAATGTGTAGGTATTGAGAGAGCTTTCACCATCCCTTTCCAAGGCAGAGCTTAAGAAGTACGAAATGCTTCGAGATCAGTTTGAAGGGTCTTCAAGCTGAATGAGAAAGGTGAATTGGCAAATTACATGCtacaaaaatacaataaaatatgtCAAAAGCAAAAGATTCCTTTTACCATTTATTTTATGGATAGAACTGTAAAATTTTGTGCCTTTgtgtaataaatattaaaatataatgtcTTATTCTTCAACATATTGAGTATTGGTTTTGAAAACTTGTCATCCAATGATTAGTAGATCTAATTTTCCTAAAAGAGACGGAATCATTTTCTGATTACCCGTATCTAATTTTTAAGTTGTCCCTTCAAAGTAATGTTTTGGCCTTCCTCCCCtgctttatgttttttttttctttttcttaaaagtaATCTGTATAACCATGGGTAAATTTACTTCATTAAAACcaccaaattttttataataataaatttagtctttaatatctacatattatataatttagtcattttaaaaaattaacttttaaaatttataaatgatttcAGTTTGATcttatatcttaaaattttaatataatagcaagtttaaaatatattaatatgaaatagatataatattatattaatattaaataaaaatcccCCCTCCCCTCACTCCCACCACCATGGAAGGGACgatgattttttatttgttttaggcGAGACTAATAACCATTGCTTGATGGCTACAATTTTCTTTCAATGAACCAATCTATAACCTCACAGTGGCGAAAACTAGAGGTGTACATCCAAATCGAGTTAAAGAAGGGATGTTAAACGGTCAAGGGGGATTACGAGCTGGCACTTATTTGGAAGAGACTGTGGTGGGGTGAGGGGGAGAGAGAAGAggagaaatttttattttatttaatattaatatatttttaaaaatatttatgtgtttttatatatttctttgaatctttaagaattaggatcaaattgaaatcatttataaattttaaaggttaactttttaaaattatgactaaattgatatagtTTGTAAAAGTAGagaactaaatttgttattatacaaaTTTTTTGACTATCATGTCAGCTTATCATTTATGATTTTAATGGGAGTAACTAAAATGATTAAACTATATAACGTGAGTGCTTATATTGCAAACTTTTTTATTGAGTgcctaaattaattttttttaagttgagtGACTATTTGTGTAGCTTAACTATATAACTATATATTCTAGATGGCGCTTCTTTTGTGACTTAATTCAAAATTTGGTCCAATAGTATACTCATTTTCccattttggtatttaaattttttttattccagTTTGGTACCTAAAGTATGCCtccattatttttttcattcattttttgaTAAACATTAAACATCATGAAACTTctttatgtaaaataaatattttcttttattaaatgtatacaaacattaaaatgtaaaaatcaaaataaatatataaaaattcaaatatatataatttataaaaaacataataattataaaaaattataaaaataaaatttacaaaaatatgataaatgaaaagaaattagttGAAAAAATTgtaagaattataaaaaaatttcaaaaatgattttttataaaattataaaatatataattctaaattctaaaaaggtttttaaatttcaagcttttatacaattaattgaaatttaattactttttaaaatttttataacaattttcaatttttatatattatttttaatttttaaaatttaaaattatatattttagaattttataacaaagatttttaaaatttttaaaatcttttatattatatatataaataattttttaaaatttttaattaatataatatatataatattaaaaaaaatatgtagcgTGTCCTAATAACTTCATGTGAATGATCAATGTAGTCAATTATCGGTCAATGTCGATCAAAGTCAAAAGTGCTTTTAATATTTAACTACTTAAtattataactttatatttttaaatttaaatttaatgtttttatttaaataaactaattgtcatgtggtaatttttttttcatttgccaAACATGTCACATGGTGCGTTTAGataccaaaatgaaaaattaagtataccaaaatgaaaaattaggtatactttaggggctaaattatAAAAGCCTTCTTTTATTGACTtatgctttttttcttttttttttacttaaaaatgttaaacttcAGTTTTGGTTCATTTACTATACAtaaatttaagaattaatttttatgctttaatttttaatataattaatatattttatgatgTTATTAGTTAATCAAAATAGCTTTAactattgaaattattaaaggaCTAATGGCAATATAATATTAGATAGATTAgatcaaatcaattcaaaatataCAGATTGAAccataaatttaaacataataatcatcGATAAAGAATATCATAATAGTCTATCTATACTAGTGTTGTTTGAACCAGACTAGATCAGTCGCTCAGATTAGTTGAAATGGGATCTGGCTAATGAATTGGTTTAGAAAGTGATTTTAAACCAATCAGATCGAGAATCGATACGAATCAATTGAACCTattgaatcatttaaaaattgattGAATCGACAATTGAATTGGttgaaccaaaattttattttttaataattttttaatcgaatTAATTAAACTGATCAAACCACTGATGAGTTGAACAATTCATCCACCAATCAAATATAGAAAACATTTATGTATCCTTAACAATCATTCCTTATAGTCATTGCACGTGTATATGGAAAATTTCATAGCTTAGGACAAATGTATATGTGGAGATACTTATAAGATTAAAAGAAGTTATACAACCTTCCAACGAATTAAAATGCTGACTCTATCTTAATCCTACAAAATAACTCAAAACTCTTTCTCCTCAACATTTTCTCAAATAAAGCCACCTTTCTAGACTCCATCCCaaatattttggttaaaatggaatttagttttttttttaattgggtTTTAGTCTATTTTTAAATTAGGTAATCTAAACTCAAGGTCACTACACTATAAATaaatttacgttttagtcactcaattttaaaaagttgacCACTGAATTATTTGAAAGATCTCGTTTAAGCCACTAGACTATTAAAATCGTTGTTATATGAACTTTATTTGCACCCTTTACATCAATCTattcacttttacaattttttttcatgaaacaaaatTTGAACATTATGGATTtgcaaatcaaaatccaaataacTTTCTTCTCTAGCATCCAACATTGACCATCGGATCAACTTAGATATAAGGTATTTTTTTAACTTGTCGACGGGTATTGATTCATTGTATTGATCATCAAATTATCATTTGGAACTCGCTACTCGCTATTCggatcttttttttaaataaaaacatttatatgtattttaatttaaaaaaatatttatttgagaAATAAATATTTACTTGAGTGTTAgcttttttataaaaagaacTATACTTGAGTTTAGTTTAGCATGGTTTCTCAGAAGAAATTTTAgaccaaaaatatttttgagcaaaggttaaaattttatacttttgcttttggtaaaaaaaatgcttttgcaaattttttttttctggaaagcatttttgaaaaattaaaaaagtatattgtttagtaatatttttatctcaaaagctatatatttttataaataaaagaacagTTGGCAGAATCATAATGgccataaaaaattttaatataatttaggaAAATGGACTAAAAACTACCTTTGGGTATTCAAGTATTAAAGTGAGAAAATAGATATACTTCACGGGCTACATCATAAATTAAGCCAAAAAGAATCAGCTAATATTTGTTTACTTTTCGGACACAACGCCGTAATGAAAACGTAAAACATAGAGGGACCAAAAAggtaaaaaaggaaaagaagaagtcCAAAATATAATAACGCTcagataaaaagaaaatttaaaataattttcagtcCTTTCCTACCCTTCTCCGTTTCAATCACGtggacttttaaaaaaataaaaaaaaaaacaaaaacaaaagaaaacaaataaataataaaaaataagaataaccGCGGCTGCTCTGTACACCAAAGCCACACAGAGAGTTCGTCTCTTTCTATTTCCTTGCTAATTGATTCAAGTTAAAGAGATCGCaccgaaatttttttttttttaaaatccaaaaaagCTCTTAAAAACAGTAAAAATTTGAGAGATCCTTGTTTTAAAATCGATTTATTTGATTTCgaatttaaaccatttaaaaatgtTGGTTTGTTGTTTGGCTTCCTGATCGTGTTTCAGGTCTTGATTGAAATCAGGGTAAATATCCGCTTTTTTCTTTGGTGGGTTTTAGTGGTTGTAGAAAAGGATTAGTATAAGAAACCTGTGGGCttggaattatagaaaattaaGTTCGAGAACTTGATATTTGGGcgaggttttctttttttttgttatttttttgaatGATTTCGTTGGGGAGTAACGATGCGAGGAAAGGGATAAAGTTTGCTGGAAGAGAAATGGAAGAGACTGAGCTTGAAGAAGGAGAGGCTTGCTCTTATAGTAACAATAACGATGATTATGATGCCACCACAGACACCGAAAATGATCTATCTTCTCTCTCCTACATAGTAAGAAAATTTGGctctttttttctttgctttcatttttgtttttaattaatttttaatcatattgTGTCGACTTTAGTTTTTTTGGTTGGGTTTTAGATCTAAAGTTAAGATTTTTGCTGATCAATTGAAATTCTGTAACTgcaattttaaattgattttactttttttacttcTGTTGCTTCTAGAAATATTACATATGGATTCATATTTCagtttttattctaattttactAGTTATTTTGGTTCATGTGGAGGAATCTTGAGAATTTAGTTTTTAGGAGTTTTATTTAACTTAAGTGAATTGTTTTCTGTCTAGCGATGAAGCCGTTTTGTGTATGGGTGTATTAATGGTTGTAGTGTGTGTCTGTGTGTGCGCGCTTTCTTTTTCCAGTTGTCTGAAATTTGTTGGACATCTGGTTACTTGCGAAGGCATTATTAATGAATTTTGATTACTAGTTAGGTTAGTGAAAACGTTATGGTAGTCTTAACTGTAACTCTGGGAATTTCATAGGTATTAGGAGAGTAAGATTCAAGCACATTAGGTGGCTTCCATGGTTGCTGTGTGTTATTGCTGTTTCTACAGGATTAGTTACTAACTGTTCGTGGACTACTATATGTATGCTGATCTTTCTCAATGTCTTATTTCTGGTCTGGTGCTTATTCTTAGTCTCTTTCCATTTTTTCATTACCCCTTAGTGATATATGACTTCATGTATTTGAAGGATGAGAAAATTCAACATGTTCTTGGACATTTTCAGAAAGATTTTGAAGGTGGAGTTTCTGCAGAGAATCTGGGTAAGTAGAATCATGGTTTGTATGAGGTGAAGAGTCACCGTAAATTGGGgttcataatttcaaattaatgATTTTGTGATTTTTTCTATCGCCACAGGTGCAAAGTTTGGTGGATATGGGTCATTCTTACCTACTTATACACGTTCTCCGGGTTGGCCTCATCCGAATGGTTCTCCAAAAGTTCAGAGCTGGCATGCACCGAGATCGCCCCCAAAAATGCCATTGGAGGTTGTGTTTTCTCAATTTGTCTCATTTTCCTCGGAAATAGAATTTATTTCATACAAAGAAGGAATCTTTCACAGGATCTTGGTTTATTTGAGAAGTCCAAGTTAAACCGGCTGCTTACTTTGTTTTGTCATGTAGGATGGCCGACATAACTCAGTATGTTCATCAAGTGGTTCTCAGTCTGTGATGCCTGGACTGCCTTCGAATTTTGAAACCCTTCGTAAGACATCAACTGTGAATGATTCAATTAAACAAGAGGTCAACTTAACATCTGCTCATGTTGATGAGCTTGCCTTTAGGTGTGAATTTGCAAGCAAGAAAGCTGCCAGTCTGTCTGACCCGAAAACATTGAAGGTGAGAATCAAAATGGGTTCAGGTGACTTGTCAACACAGAAGAATGCTGCAATCTACAGTGGTCTTGGCCTTGATGTCTCACCATCTTCGTCCTTAGATCAAAGCCCTTCAGAAAGTGAAGGGATGTATCAGGAGTCTCAAGAGCCATTATCTGAATCTCCAACCAGCATTCTTCGGGTAAATCCTCCATTGTTTGTTAAtcttcttataaatatattcttACATCTAATGTGCAAGTCCGGAACTGATCAGATTTAATCCCTGGATTTTTTGAGTAGCTTATGACTTCCTTCTCTGTACCGGAGGAGGCGCTACTATCTCCTCTTCCCGATCATCTACTTAACTTGAttgtaaaggaaaaaaaattgaaagagaatAGATCTGATTCTAGAAAGTGTGATGGAATGCTATCAAGACATAAGAAAGCAAAGTCAATGGAGAAAAAGAATTCTCTGGCTGAAAGAACGAGTGGCATTAACAGGGAAATAATGAACGGTAGTGGTCTCATGCCAAAAAAGGAAGCAGATATTGACTTATTGGCTTGTGAGGAGCTTGTTTCTAAAACATTGAAGCTTCCTCTTTTATCTAATTCATCTTCTGCCTCTGACAAGGTAAAAAATAAGGGTACGACACGAAACAAAGGTGTCCATGATGTAGACATGGAGAAGTCAGTAGAGCCATTACTTGCCCAAGAGATAGGCTGGGAGAATCTAAGTGCTAGTTCAGCTCAAAAGGTTTTGGAGGAACAAAAGACAAGTGTTCTGGATGTCATTTCTGGCAATGCTAGAAAAGATGGGTATAATAAAGCTGACAAAACTTATGATGCTGTCAAAGCCAATTCTAATACTCTAAAAGGTTGCAAAGCTCTAAAAAATGAATCAGTAGATCCTTCCAAGAAGAAGATCAGCCAGGGAGCTACATTAGATGAGCAAGACAATATGAAGTTGCCTTCTGCAGAGGAGTGTATGTCTTCTggtggaaaaagaaaatcaaaagacagTCAGCATCGTGGTAGTCTAGCTGCAGAGGTACCTAAAGAAAGCTTAAGGGTCAGTTCTTCTTTGATGGTGAGAAATAAGCAAACTGCACATGCTAATAGTTATGCAAACAAAAGGGAATCAGGAGATAAAAAATTAGAAAGGCCATTTCGAAAGGCCGAAGATAGGTATAAAGATTTTTTCGGAGATACTGGAGAATCAGAACAGGAAGAGAACCAAGCAAGTTCATTGGAAATCTGTTCTAAAGATCAGCTGAAGGAAGCTGATAATATTGAAAAAAGTACATCATCCATTCATAGTGCACATAGTGAAAGATTAAGTGGCAAGAAAACTGAGGATTTATTGGCAACCGAATCATACCCAAGAGCAACTGTGGATGGTGCTTCTAACTCTACCAATGTGAATGTTGCTGGAACTTCCCATGCAACTGCTGCTCCTGTAATGATAAGAGAAAATTGGGTTTGTTGTGATAATTGTCAGAAGTGGCGTCTTCTTCCAGTAAGCATAAATCCTGCTGACTTACCCGAGAACTGGCTGTAAGTTCTTCACTGTCACCCCTTCTTATTTTCTGTGAACATGCTTTAATGGCTCAGCTTCtaaattttttcttatttatatatTCAAACTTTTGTTGGACTGAACAATCATCTGAAGTCCTCAGGGAAGTGAAGATTGGATAAATAATTTGGAAAACAGAAATAAAAGATAAGCGAAGCTTCAGACATAGGGTTCATCGATTGACCCTAGGAAAGAAAAACCTAAGCATTCTAAGTAGAAATAGACCTCCTATTCTAAGTAGAAAACTTAAGAGAAAATACTTGAAACTCTACTAATAAActtgatttaaaaacaaaatcTTATAGGATAAAGAAAATTACAGTAAGGTACTGTAAAATACTAAATTAACCATTAATAAAATCTTAAGTATTCTAATCCCACAAATTGGTTATTTGTGTTCTGTGTTGCCTCAGTGTTGATAGTTAAACTTTTGACAGATTGTGGAAAGATATCTCTTCTCCCTTCTTCAAATCTCTAACATCATTCTGGTAAATGTTTAGGCCGGCAATGAATACTGCAGCATTGATGAGGAGGAAACTACAAAAGCTGTTCTCGCATTATATCATGTTCCTACTGTAGAGAATCAAACTAATCTTCAAAGTAACCTTGGCAGTATTATGTCTAGATTACCTTCAGCTGATGCCTTGAGACTTGACCAAAACCAAGTAAGTTTTGGTTCACATGCCATGCTCACTGctgctaggaagaaacatggtttaaaagaaatatcaaatGCCATGGATAAAGATGGGCCAACTCCTATGAAGAAGATGCAGTCATCGGTCCGGTCTAGAAATCTAACTGATATGACTCGATCCTCTGTGTCAGAGGAACCTGGTTTACATCATCTAAGCAAAAGTGATTTGCCTCTCAAGAAACACAAAAATAAGTGGAGAGATAAGCATAAATTGTTGGAACACGGTTCTGTTGGAGGTATTCTTTTTAAACGGATATATAttgttgtgaattttttttttttaaaaactatgtAATGTACTGCTTTTATAAAACATGCTAACAGGTGATGCCAAAACTTCAAAGATGAAAAGCAAAAGGACCACTGATCAAGATTCCTTAAGGTCCTCCAAGAAAATTAAGGGTGATAGTTTACATCTTGCTGATGAAGATTGCATGTTTGAGCATGGTGGTATGGGGGGGGCCTAGCACAAATAATGGTTTGCCAACTGCATTAGGAAAGGATCAGCCTAAGCACAGTGAATGTTCTTATAATGTTTTGAAGTCAGATAAGGAGAGGCAACAGATCTCTGGTAAGAGACCAAAGGACAAAGTTCATCCTTCCCTAACTGATGGATCTCTGGATCTGGTGAATTGTAATGGTGGGGAAGTTTCAAGAAAGAGGAAAGTTGATGAATGTATTGACGGTCAATTATATACGGGTTTCCTCCAAGGTGTTGGCAATCACTTCCAGGATAGCAGAGTGTTTACAAAGGAAGATGTCAGCGAGAATGAATACAGGAGAGAAAAGAAGGCCAGAGTATCTAAGTCAGGAGGAAAGGATTCCTCTGCAGGTAAAAGCAGTGGTAAACTGGAGAAAAAAAGTAGACATACAAAGGGCCACCAAACGGGGCAAGATCTAGGCAGCTCTCTGCCCCAACGGAGTTTAGATGTTCCAGATTCATTGAAAAGGGATTTTGGATCTGCTCAACTTTCTTTAGCAGCTACTTCTAGCTCATCGAAGGTTTCTGGTTCACATAAATCAAAATCTGGTACACATAAATCAAAACATTGCTTCAATGAAACAAAAGGCTCACCTGTAGAATCAGTTTCTTCATCTCCTATGAGAATTGCCAATCCCAATAAACTTCCATCGACAAGGAGGAATGTTGCAGGTAGTCCAAGAAGAAGCTCAGATGGTGAAGATGGTGGGAGTGACAGATCAGGGACAGTATGGAGGGAAAAAACTTCCAGTGCACCTCAACATGGGTCCCTTGAGTCATCTATACATGATATTCAGGATAAGGATCATGGTCAATTAGATGGTAGCAAAGCGAAGGCGCTAATTGAATCCTCCCCTGAAGTCAGAAAAGGCCATTTTATGAATGGTGGTGTTGATTATTTAGGCCAAGAGAATCAATATGCTGGTAAAT contains:
- the LOC107891120 gene encoding cysteine-tryptophan domain-containing zinc finger protein 7 — translated: MISLGSNDARKGIKFAGREMEETELEEGEACSYSNNNDDYDATTDTENDLSSLSYIDEKIQHVLGHFQKDFEGGVSAENLGAKFGGYGSFLPTYTRSPGWPHPNGSPKVQSWHAPRSPPKMPLEDGRHNSVCSSSGSQSVMPGLPSNFETLRKTSTVNDSIKQEVNLTSAHVDELAFRCEFASKKAASLSDPKTLKVRIKMGSGDLSTQKNAAIYSGLGLDVSPSSSLDQSPSESEGMYQESQEPLSESPTSILRLMTSFSVPEEALLSPLPDHLLNLIVKEKKLKENRSDSRKCDGMLSRHKKAKSMEKKNSLAERTSGINREIMNGSGLMPKKEADIDLLACEELVSKTLKLPLLSNSSSASDKVKNKGTTRNKGVHDVDMEKSVEPLLAQEIGWENLSASSAQKVLEEQKTSVLDVISGNARKDGYNKADKTYDAVKANSNTLKGCKALKNESVDPSKKKISQGATLDEQDNMKLPSAEECMSSGGKRKSKDSQHRGSLAAEVPKESLRVSSSLMVRNKQTAHANSYANKRESGDKKLERPFRKAEDRYKDFFGDTGESEQEENQASSLEICSKDQLKEADNIEKSTSSIHSAHSERLSGKKTEDLLATESYPRATVDGASNSTNVNVAGTSHATAAPVMIRENWVCCDNCQKWRLLPVSINPADLPENWLIDEEETTKAVLALYHVPTVENQTNLQSNLGSIMSRLPSADALRLDQNQVSFGSHAMLTAARKKHGLKEISNAMDKDGPTPMKKMQSSVRSRNLTDMTRSSVSEEPGLHHLSKSDLPLKKHKNKWRDKHKLLEHGSVGGPPRKLRVIVYILLMKIACLSMVVWGGPSTNNGLPTALGKDQPKHSECSYNVLKSDKERQQISGKRPKDKVHPSLTDGSLDLVNCNGGEVSRKRKVDECIDGQLYTGFLQGVGNHFQDSRVFTKEDVSENEYRREKKARVSKSGGKDSSAGKSSGKLEKKSRHTKGHQTGQDLGSSLPQRSLDVPDSLKRDFGSAQLSLAATSSSSKVSGSHKSKSGTHKSKHCFNETKGSPVESVSSSPMRIANPNKLPSTRRNVAGSPRRSSDGEDGGSDRSGTVWREKTSSAPQHGSLESSIHDIQDKDHGQLDGSKAKALIESSPEVRKGHFMNGGVDYLGQENQYAGKSTIMDEYHYEEKQNDNRGNANVSHPRKSGKGSSRSKDRTRNLKSDFVDEQQDYAPLYEVKPRVGRNKFQGRPGMKFDESENRFSDNKESLGKFSGETGKRESQSNGGQSCAKADANGGQDVISTVSVKQNFVRDGSSGKYTKMFHSEKSDHAEIASERGNSVPSLRSGGTQNEMLTGCSRPVSGSQTGDRADESQGDGALKVQKQIKKSDQQNGIQHSSSRHTSGGHRIRDVDAPSPMRKDFSSQAATNALKEAKDLKHLADRFKNSGSNVESTALYFQAALKFLHSASLLESCNSDSAKHGEMIQSMQIYSCTAKLCEFCAHEYERLKDMAAASLAYKCMEVAYMRVIYSSHANANRDRHELQTALQMVPPGESPSSSASDVDNLNHPTAADKVAFPKGVNSPQVVGNHVISARNRPNFVRLLNFAQDINHAMEASRKSRTTFLAASSNSKGAECGKSISSVKKALDFNFLDVEGVLHLVRVAMEAISH